The Neodiprion lecontei isolate iyNeoLeco1 chromosome 2, iyNeoLeco1.1, whole genome shotgun sequence genome segment AGTTCCATGCACCATTCTCATCAGAATTCATAATCAGATCCTGCACAGTCGTATGCTCGTAGAGCCAAGCTGCGCATAAAGCGCATTGAACATACCTGACGCAAAGTACGGAAGCTGTCAAGCCGTCAATCGTTAACTCAGGATTTGTGGAGGAAAGCATCACGAAGGAAACCAATGGAACGAGTTAGGTCACAGTTGTGCAGACGCGTTCGGTCTTAACCAACCGATTGAGGTATCCGGAACGTTATAAGTAGTTAGACATTAATTGTTACGTCTAACTACTTAGAAAATTATAACGGTGGTGAAAAATCGTGGAACTGAATTCTTCGAATATGATATCGCGGTGAGGCTCTTCAGCTAGGTTGAGAGAAAATGAGAAGTAGTTAGACATTATCACGTCTAACTACCTACCAAATTATACGGGCGATGAAAATTCTTGGAATTGAATTCCTCGAATACGATATGGCGGTGAAGCTCCGCGGCCGGTTTGAGTTTGAGGGATACCCGAAAAGTGCGGATGGATCGAAGGGATATACGCGCCGACGGCGCCCGCGAGCACGAATATTTAGGGCTTAATGTTATGCGGTATCTACTGGCGCACTCTGTACACGTGGGCACACGTATGTAACCAACACACGACACGGGGTGGGTAATACGGAGCTTCCAAGTCAAGCTACGCGCTGACGCGTATTTATGTGAAACAATATTTGTGTTGGCTTCAAAAAGCGGACCACTATATCTCCGTCTCGAAGACGGCCCCCGTCTTCGCCCGGCTCGTTGGTTGAGCCCAGCCGCTCGAATGGCGATCCTGCGAGATTATACTTGACCcttgaaaatctgaaagatATCAAGACCGCTTCGTACCAATCAAAATGCGCCCAAATCACAATGGGCTACTTCTTGGAATGCTCGAGCAATCTTGGAAGCCCATAATGGTACCTATATGCAGTTGCTTAGAGATTGGAGCGGTAATCTTGCAATTCTGCAACCATGACGAAGCTTTCGGACGTGAAAGTGCTTTCCTCCAGCTTTGGTGATGATGGTTGGTAAAGAGCGTATGGCCGATTTATCGAACACACATTGCGAAAGCACAAACAACCGCAGGGTCTTCGGCCGGTATAAGGCACCCTATAAGTATAATACTTGAGCTTTCTAAGTTGCAACGTCGTCGTCGCGAGGAAGACGGTTGCGGAGTCGGTGAgacggcggcggcggcggcggcggcggcggcaaTCCATTAGGTAGGAATCCCCTGGCTCCCGGCAGACACACCCTGACGCTATCAAAACACGCCTTAAAACTTATATTCCATCGGATGTGCGCCGGTGGTTGTGAGAAAGCCGCGTACGTGAGATAGAATAACAGAACCGTTGCTGAGAGAGGGAGAGTGTGCGTAGCGTAGTTAGCAGCGCTGCAGAGCCCGCGATGTTCCCTGTACTTGGGGGAACCGTCCGTAGGGACGTTGACGCGTATGACTACCGCGTTATAATTATTGCCTTTTCCCACCGAGCCATCAACTCTCTGGGTATACTGTTCAACATTTTTGTCGCTGCACATTTCACATGCTGGAGGATGGTTCGTTAAGGGGTTATAACCAGTCGCAGGAGGCCGGAAAGGAGcgatttttcaaggattttgCATCAAGagacatttcaattttgttaacatacaaatttatatacatattggggtaacgttgaaattcattctgatattttttattggtaaacgtaatgatttttaaagctGCTATAGCCGATCCGCGAGAGCAGCACGTAAAAATGGTGTCTTTCGACGAGCAAGATATCTCTGGACTGAATCgtcggaaatgaaaaaacaaaaaagactCAGTTAATATAAGGTATTATCTAGTCTTTGATCGGaggaataaacaaaatattaattgCTAACAACACGGCGGCTTCTcaaacaaataacaaatgcattttccataaaaaatttcgcctTAATTTCTTCATAAGATGgcaaatatttattaacgAGAAAAGGCTTCGATTAAAGACTGAAAGATATATTCACAAagcttgtgtaaaaatttgagaccGATCTTATCAGCCGTTTTCGAGAAACCTTGCTCAccgactttgaaaacatagttttgagaaaaaggCGTTCATAGTTTCAAAAGCACTTTCAAACGCTCCGAGACGCCTTTGCAAACGTGCGCGTAACATCGAGAATATTTCTCGGGTCGACAAGAAATTTTCTGTGTATACACTTGAATATGTCTACAttacgaaattgaaattttaaaaaatcgatttttgataaatcTCGACTAGGTATAACCCCTTAATTACTCTAGCCTGCGGGACAACGTGCCCGTAAGCGACGGTCATCGGAACGGCTTGAATTACGATGAGAACTAGGTACGGGAAATTCCTAGGGTTTAGTGGGTGCAGAGGCGGTAGCTCGCTCAAAAAATAACCCATTGGTATATGGCAGTCTAGCCGCAGCAGAGCAACCGAGCCTGATGTATAATACGGTGAATGTGTGGTATACTGGAATTCCCCGCAGTGCCAGATGTTTATAAATCGAGCTCGAGTCTCAAATTGTTTAATATAACCCGCATAGTTACAGTCTTCCGTTGTTATTACAACGGCCGAGCGGGGGATGTAAAAGAAGTGTCAATTTATGGTAAACAATTCCGCCTAGTGGAGGAATCGTTAAATTGAGATATCACGCGCACATGATATACTGCAGATATGGCTGCTCCGAAAGTatcgaactttttttcataattattcacgACATTCTATCCTGAGCGTTCTATTATATATTCGTTTAACGAATAATTGCCTCTTTATGGAATATCATGCATTCACGTTACcagattattcaaaaaaaaaaataaaaatgtttcataaaaatgaaCTTCCCACGAGAcattaatgtgaaattttgagCTAGAACGCCATTACAAAGGTCTTCTAAGTCACATAAtcttaaattcatttttatgctTAAATACACGTAACTTTCGAATTACCAATTTAATGAAGTTCAAAGTCATTCAAAAACTAGGTTTCAAATACGGGCCGGTTCCATATTCAAATTCGGATTTCATCACGAATGCCGGTCAAAGAATTGAGATTGATTGCGTGGTTTCGCCATCTTGCGTAAAAATTATAAGACTTGATTTACCGACGGGTAACGGAATCACAGATCAGTTCATCCAGGAGCGAAGGTAAATCGTCCAATTGGTAACTCTTGTTCTGACGTACCGACTGATACCGTCAACATTGTCACTCATAGAGCTGTACAGTTTATGGTCCAGAGCGTGGTCCAGAGCTGAAACAAAATCGCACGAGGTTAAGCAGCGTGGAGTCAAGTgtggtttcaattttttgatttatcgTTTCCGCGAGGAATATTATTGCAGAATGATCATTCCAGTGCGTTGTTTCACCTGCGGTAAAGTGATTGGCAACAAATGGGAAGCTTATCTTGGCTTACTGCAAGCAGAATATACGGAAGGGTAAGGACGCAACTTGCGAGCACGAACATAACCTATTCTATTCGGTGTCGAAAACatcaacaataaatttatccTTAGaacttgaatgaaaattgttcaacgTCTTTCGATACTCAATATATATGCAATACTACAATTTCGAATCGCCaagtagaaaataattaaaatattctttcGGTAAATTCTCAATTAGAGTATCCAAACTCAGAACtgccttcaatttttttcagtgatGCCTTGGATGCCCTCGGCCTGAAGAGATACTGTTGCCGTCGCATGCTGCTTGGACACGTCGAtcttattgaaaaattattgaattatgCTCCGTTGGAAAAGTAACACATAGGAAATATTTGGGACAATGATTATTACAAAAGACAGTATAACTTTGTACAAGAATTCGGTTCACCTCTTGTCCATCGAGAAAGGTGGAAAGTATTCCATTGAACAAAATGATCACGAATGCCAGAATCGAATtcattgcaaataaaaaacatgCGAGGTTATTGAAAACAGgtccttttttttgttttattgaaaaaaaaattgctcagCTTACATATACTTTGAATCGGTTACAATTGGTTATACCGGTCGTTTCTTCGAGTATCAACTATTCAAATATCGTAAAACATTCTTAGTTGTAACATCTTCATACATATAGTTTTCtatttaaagaagaaatagatcttcattcaattttgtaatCCGGATTTGTTAGAAGACTAATCAGTTGATTCGTATaagttgtaaataattatcaaacTATGATGCAGAAATAACAGTAATAGACTTCTAACGTATAGGGATTATTTTAGAAATAGACACCAAAAATATGACTTGGTATTGAATCAATTCAAAactttacaatttataaaaattccatGTATTGCTAACGcgagaaatttatttattggttttttctattttcttctttttttaaaaaataacaaacgcTTCAATAACCTTATTATACTTTCTAATCCATAAAggtattttcacattttctcccccccccccctaccTCCTCGGTAAAATATCAAGACGATTTTGGCCTTAATTCATTCAGAAACAACTAGAAACTAAACAAAGCATAATTGTTTGTTTATTATCTAACaatattgcaatttttatacTAAATCGCCGTTCGCGTTCTGCGAACTCGATTGTAGAAGATCGTATCttgattatttaaaaaataactgCTTGAATGAAGTTCGTACAAAAACTCTTGAGTCTTAGGATTGTCTCTTCTATTTTCCTTGCACAACCTCGCATTAGTACCGACAATATTATTCATCTAATTGTCAATGATTTACCttctatttaattttcatccccTGTTTTTCGcctaatgataataatttatttactcaACTTCCTAATACAAAAATAGATGAAATCTCTAATCTAATGATTCATTTAGAATTATTCGCATAACAGATCGTGTATGATCGAACAGTCCTAGTACC includes the following:
- the LOC107222286 gene encoding DNA-directed RNA polymerases I, II, and III subunit RPABC5 codes for the protein MIIPVRCFTCGKVIGNKWEAYLGLLQAEYTEGDALDALGLKRYCCRRMLLGHVDLIEKLLNYAPLEK